TTAGTGAACCTTCCGGGGCAGCTGCTGGAGAAACCGGGGCAGCTACTTGAGAAACAGGGGCAGCTGATGGAGAAACCGAGCCAGAACCACTTGTGTCCGTGAAGGAGGGGGTACCTGAAGCAGCTGAGCCGCTTGGGACGGTGGTTGCAGCGTTAGGGTTGGCAGCCAAGAGGCCAGGAGTGTACGGAACACCTTTGCCGGGAACCCAAATGCCACCTTGAATGAACTGATCCGGTGTGAACTTGAGAATCTCCTCGTTACTCAACGTCTTGATTCCTGCCCAAGTAACCCGGTTTGCAAGCCCTGCTCCCGGTCCTGTGTTCTGAGCCTCAGAGTAGAACAACGTGTCAAGCCCAAAGTTCCCCATCCACGGCATCCATCCTTGCGGCTGGACGAAATCTGGGAGGAAACTGTTCATGATAATTGTCCTCGAAAACTCTCTCCACGGCCTACCAAGATAGGCTTTGCTAGTTGCCTTGACCGCCAAGTAATCCGGCTCCCCAGCAATAGTACAACCTTGGAACACAAATCCTGTTGCTTCCCTCGCGTCGCTACGACCGTGGGCTGTGATGGGGCACGCCTGGTTCGGAAGCGGCTTCCTCACCAACAAAGTACAGTTCTGGAACACGGCAGCCGCGTCTCCGAAGAGGAAATCAATAGTGCCTGAGATGGTGCAATCACGGTAGAACTGACGGTGGGAGTGAGCGTAGAGGGTGTCTTGGTAGCCATCGAATCTACAGTTGAAAAAGATGGACTCGTCTGATTGAACCCTAACCGCAACAGCTTGGAATTTGGCTGCACCAGCAGTGTTAACGAACCCGATGTTCTTGGCAATGAAGGAGTCCCCAATGATGGCTGCAAGAACATTTACAAGCATTAACATTTATAActtctaatatatttataagcTAATGAGTAATTTTTGTAGCTTTTTACATAAACATACTCCCCccaaattatgattttcttatctttatataaaagttcttaaaaaatatttatgtcttCCAAATTTTCAGTGAGTATACGTGACGTACCAACAGTTTGGGTACGGTAGGTAGTGATACCGTCCTTGTAATTCTTGTTACCGGATATGATGGTTTTCTCCGGACCATCACCGAGGAACACGAGATGAGTCATGCTCTTGTTGATCTGAACGTACTCCTGGTAGATACCAGCCTTAATGTAAACCACGAAGGtcgtgttcttcttcttcgggaCGAACTTCAAAGCCTCGTTGATCGTTTTATACTGACCGCTCCCGTCCTGAGCCACCACTATATCAGGCTTAGCATCTGAATACGCGGCAGCAGCCTGCAAGAGCCTACGCCCTCGCTGGTCCACCCACGAGGGGATTTCCTGGGACAGCAGCCTGCGGCTGCTGAACTCAGGAATCCCCATTTGTCCCACGAAATTCGACATTTCGCTGATGATCGCCAGCCCGTTGCGTGTCAATTCGATAGCGGTTTTCAACGCTTTCTTCATGGTCTCCCCAGCATTCCCTTGCGTCCCTTCGAACCCTTCGAGGCAGGTCTCCTCGTGGCTTATCGCCGCGCTGAGCCAGATCCTCAGATTGATCAAAGCCTCGTCGAGTAAATGGAACTCAAACTTACCGAGCTCCTCGAAAGAGTTGCTTAGCTCTCCCAGCGCGTAATCCATCAGCTCCTTGCACTGATCAAGAGCCATCTTGGTCCTTGGATCCTTCTGAAGCTCCATTATGGTCTGCGACTTCTTGGCAGCGGCAGAGATCTGCCTCATCGTTGCGCTAAACGCTGTCTTGACCAACTCGATCGGGTCGGTCGTGTTGTTACCGTTCTTGTTTAAACTGTCTTCACATGTCTTTTTGAAATCCGTTGGTGCACATACGTCCTTAACGGCTTTGACGGAAGACGTTATCTGTGCGTCAGAGTCACCGTTGCCTTCGTTCTTGTTGAGGCTGACACCGACGGTAACGGCCACCACCATGGAGATGAGAAGAACAGAGGAGATTGAGATGATAACATACCTTTTCTTCCTCTTGGAATCATCGTCGTACCCGTACGAcatgtttgtcttttttttcctttttattgaTTTCTATTAATCAAATTGTTTTTGAACCTGAACAGCTCTGAAGATATATATTgattttcaaaagataagagCTGTTCGTTATTCTTTTGAGAAAACAAGATTTGTGACGACCCCTTCGAAGGTTTACGTAGCCTCCTTAGGAGTATGTAATTTTTTCATAGTTGCCGAGATGGATTATTTATAACGGAAACGAGAAATTAAGAGTTCGTTATTTTTCTGGTTGCTCTGTTTTATGAGGCTTGGCGGGAAATGCGGCTAGTGAGAAAAGGATGAAAAATAGACTTGTGGTAGTTTTCTTGTCTTCTCTGTTTCTCCATGAGTTTCTAAATaaggaaaataattaattttagggattaaaactttgttttctcTACCAGATTATTCAGTGTCTTAATCGTGTTTTAGGTATGTTCTTTCTAATTTTGATATGCCAACCACGTCTTAAAATTCATAGAGCTTAAAACAATTATGAATTGAG
The window above is part of the Brassica napus cultivar Da-Ae chromosome C3, Da-Ae, whole genome shotgun sequence genome. Proteins encoded here:
- the LOC111214159 gene encoding probable pectinesterase/pectinesterase inhibitor 21 codes for the protein MSYGYDDDSKRKKRYVIISISSVLLISMVVAVTVGVSLNKNEGNGDSDAQITSSVKAVKDVCAPTDFKKTCEDSLNKNGNNTTDPIELVKTAFSATMRQISAAAKKSQTIMELQKDPRTKMALDQCKELMDYALGELSNSFEELGKFEFHLLDEALINLRIWLSAAISHEETCLEGFEGTQGNAGETMKKALKTAIELTRNGLAIISEMSNFVGQMGIPEFSSRRLLSQEIPSWVDQRGRRLLQAAAAYSDAKPDIVVAQDGSGQYKTINEALKFVPKKKNTTFVVYIKAGIYQEYVQINKSMTHLVFLGDGPEKTIISGNKNYKDGITTYRTQTVAIIGDSFIAKNIGFVNTAGAAKFQAVAVRVQSDESIFFNCRFDGYQDTLYAHSHRQFYRDCTISGTIDFLFGDAAAVFQNCTLLVRKPLPNQACPITAHGRSDAREATGFVFQGCTIAGEPDYLAVKATSKAYLGRPWREFSRTIIMNSFLPDFVQPQGWMPWMGNFGLDTLFYSEAQNTGPGAGLANRVTWAGIKTLSNEEILKFTPDQFIQGGIWVPGKGVPYTPGLLAANPNAATTVPSGSAASGTPSFTDTSGSGSVSPSAAPVSQVAAPVSPAAAPEGSLKMASTETSGAGSVFPAASPQGSIRMASTDSSGASSVSPAAAPEGSIRMASMERPGAGSVSPVAAPESSIRMASTETSGAGSVSPAATPEGSIKMASSETSGAAAPVYPPPPPFYPDIALSN